The Solibacillus sp. FSL R7-0668 genome includes the window TGTGTCATCACTCACAATATCCCCCCCATACAAGCTCCATAATATGGGCGCGTTCATATACACGGCTTCGGCTACATAAAAGCTCTAGCAGCTCAAATTCTTTATTCGGCAGCACAATGGAAATATGTCCTTTGGCAACCTCAAACTGTGCTCGATTTAATGTTAAATCACCTATTTCTAACTTGGCAATCGTTAATTTATCGTAACGTCGCAAAATCGCCTGCACCCGAAAAAGCAGTTCCTCGGATTCAAATGGCTTGACAATGTAATCATCCGCACCTGCCGAAAACCCTTCCCGCTTATCCTGTAATTGGCCTCGCGCGGTAAGCAGTAGCACCGGTATTTCCCAATCTTCCTTTAAACGCTTCGTCAATTCAAAGCCGTTTAAAACTGGCATCATCACATCAACAACAGCAATATCCACCGTTTCGTCCATCAAATCCAGTGCCTCTCCCCCGTTGCTCGCCATAATTGTTTCATAATGCCATTGCTTAAAATATGTCGCCAATAAATTTAATATTGCTTCATCATCATCGACTAATAAAATCTTTCTCATCTATGCCAGTCTCCCTTTTCGAGTTGTGCACTGGGCGCAAATACAATAAGAATCGCGCTTATTACTGCTAAATCTATTTTTCACATTAGCATGACAAAATTTGGATTGCAACTTCCATCTAAGCATTTTTTGCATTTAGTTGGATATACTATGCTCGATGCCATTATCAACTATATCAAAATAATAAATTAGGCAATGTAAAGTGACATCTTTTAAAAGAAGTATTTTTCATACACCTTTGTGTCTATTTCGTTAAAGATGTATTTTGTATATTGCTTTAAAAAAGGAATAGGCATATATTTTAGTTATCACGAAAGGACGTGTTCAGCATGTTAGACAAACATACAATCGACGTTATTAAATCAACAGTACCCGTTTTAGAAGTACACGGCGTAGCCATTACCAAAACTTTTTATAGTAATTTATTTAAAGACAATCCGGGTTTATTAAATATTTTCAACCATACAAACCAATCACAAGGTCGTCAACAAACGGCATTAGCCAATACGGTATATGCCGCTGCCAAACATATCGACAACTTAGAGCCAATCGTTCCTGTTGTTGTACAAATTGCACATAAGCATGTAAGTCTGGGCGTTTTACCAGAGCATTACCCAATCGTTGGGAAATATTTACTTGCAGCAATTAAAGAAGTATTAGGCGATGCCGCAACAGATGAAATTATCGAGGCATGGGGCAAAGCATACGGGGTGATTGCGGACATCTTCATTTCTGTTGAAGAGGATTTATACAAGGCAGCTGAGAATAGTGGCGGCTGGCGTGCATTTAAGCAATTCAAAATAGCGCGCACAGAAGAAGAAAGTGATGAAGTAACATCCTTCTACTTTGTACCTGTGGACGGCTCAAAAGTACCAGCGTATAAGGCGGGGCAATATGTATCGCTCCGTGTAACAGTACCTGGTGAAGAATACATGCTAAATCGCCAATATACATTATCTCAACCAAGCAATGCACAGGAATTCCGTATTTCTGTCAAGCGTGAAAATGCTGATCATGTAAAGGGGAAAGTATCCAACTTCCTACATGACGCCGCTGTTGGCACGATTGTTGATATCAGTAATCCAGCAGGTGTTTTCATTTACGAGCCGACACAAGCACCTGTGTTATTCATAAGTGGCGGGATTGGTGTAACGCCTTTAAACGCAATGTTCCAATCAATCGACCACAAGGAAAATGTAGCATTCATCCAATGTGCTCGTAACGAAAAGGTTTTGGCATTCCACGAGGATATCCAAAACAAAATGAACGCATTAAATGGTCCAACTGGCTTAAAGAAACTATTTAGCGCATTCAAAAAAGACAGTAACGCACATCATAAAGTATTATACTCAGATAACAATGAGTTCATTAATGCTAATGTATTACGTCCGACTTTAGCAAAGGATACACAAGTCTATCTGTGCGGACCTGTGCCATTTTTAGAAGCATCGATTAACGCATTACATGAATGCAACATACCTGACAGCCAAATTCACTTTGAATTCTTCGGCCCAGCGATGCAATTGAATACAAAATAAAAATCGAAAAAGTATACTAGGGCACTCATTTCTTTGTGCTAGGAAAGATATTTGCGACTTTTGGATTTTATTTGGGAAAAATCTAGGATATTTGCGATATTCTAAAGTTATTTGCGAAAATATGAAGATATTTGCGATTTTCTCCATATATTTGCGAATACCCAAAAATACCCATTATCATTTAATAAAACGGCATGCTATCCCCAATTTATGGTGATGACATGCCGTTTTTGTGGGTATGCAATTTACATAGGAAAAGACAGTAGCTTCCTAATTAGCTTTCCCCATCACTTCTCTTCCAAACACGCACTTCGAATTGCTTTTACTTCCTTAACCGTTTGCTTGGCAACATTGGCAATCACCTCATCGGTAAAGCCATTTTCGATTAAGCTGATAATTATTTGTTTAATGCCTTGTTCTATTCCTTTTTCTATTCCTCGTTCAATCCCTAACTCTATCCCTTCTCGGCGCTCCATTTCCAAAATCCCGGCCAATGTTGGGGGTAAATCTTCTTTATAGGATTCTAACATGATTGCATCCTCCTTTCGTATTTCTGTGCGCATTTCTTGTTGTAGCTTCTCTGACATTTCCTTTGGGAGTCTCAATAGGTAATCGACAAAATAAAGCAACGCACTCATTTCTTTACGGTTGATATTTTTCAAGGACCAAACCTCTCGCAATAAGGCTCGTTTGTAGTTGCTTCGCAGGCTCATCTTTTTATTCGAGCGATTCATGTAAATTGAGGCTAGTAGCGCTTTACTAAATAATTTTGGTGAATTTTTTAACTCTTCTTCGTCAAAATCCGCAATTACATATTTATTAAAAGTATATGATAATTCTGTGCCGAAATACAAATAGTTGTACGTGTTTGTACTAATTTTACTTGGCCTAGTAAACAGTACAATCGCAACAATTTTCTTGTCGTAACGATCAAAAATGCGGTAGTAATATTGGAACATGCGCTGTGGGAAATCCTCGGAATCATTGGTTTGCACTTCAGTATGCACCAGCACCCACTGTTCCTGTCCATTTTTTAATTGAACCTTCGCAATTTGGTCGGCCATTTTGCGCCCTTTTCGTTCGTCAATAATTTCTTTGAAAAGCTCTTGTTGCAAAAAATCGATGGGCTTCGAAAAGTCGACTTCCGAATGAAATTCTGGTAAGAAAAACAACAAAAAATCTTCAAACAAATCCGCAATTACCTTTTTCCATAAATCATCCTGGTTGACATGCATCTGGACATAATCTATTGGCTTTTCTAACACTTGCGATAGTACCAATGAATAACCTCCCCTCCATTTTTATAAGCATAGCCAATTTTAATAGAAAAATCAAAGTGCGTTTTGAGCTGAAAAGCCGCTAGAAACAGCCGAAATAGACGGTTTGATAGGTTTATGAATTGCAAAGTGACAGTTTCGCGTGTAAAGTATTGCGAAAAAAATTTTTTGAGCGTAGTTTCTATTGATCTATCGTGCACAGGATGCAAACG containing:
- a CDS encoding response regulator transcription factor codes for the protein MRKILLVDDDEAILNLLATYFKQWHYETIMASNGGEALDLMDETVDIAVVDVMMPVLNGFELTKRLKEDWEIPVLLLTARGQLQDKREGFSAGADDYIVKPFESEELLFRVQAILRRYDKLTIAKLEIGDLTLNRAQFEVAKGHISIVLPNKEFELLELLCSRSRVYERAHIMELVWGGYCE
- the hmpA gene encoding NO-inducible flavohemoprotein, with amino-acid sequence MLDKHTIDVIKSTVPVLEVHGVAITKTFYSNLFKDNPGLLNIFNHTNQSQGRQQTALANTVYAAAKHIDNLEPIVPVVVQIAHKHVSLGVLPEHYPIVGKYLLAAIKEVLGDAATDEIIEAWGKAYGVIADIFISVEEDLYKAAENSGGWRAFKQFKIARTEEESDEVTSFYFVPVDGSKVPAYKAGQYVSLRVTVPGEEYMLNRQYTLSQPSNAQEFRISVKRENADHVKGKVSNFLHDAAVGTIVDISNPAGVFIYEPTQAPVLFISGGIGVTPLNAMFQSIDHKENVAFIQCARNEKVLAFHEDIQNKMNALNGPTGLKKLFSAFKKDSNAHHKVLYSDNNEFINANVLRPTLAKDTQVYLCGPVPFLEASINALHECNIPDSQIHFEFFGPAMQLNTK